Proteins from a genomic interval of Marmota flaviventris isolate mMarFla1 chromosome 8, mMarFla1.hap1, whole genome shotgun sequence:
- the LOC114087777 gene encoding keratin-associated protein 6-1-like encodes MSRLKLPLLLLYPRATSTTNTMCGSYYGNYYGGRGYGCCGYGGLRYGYGGLGCGYGGLGCGYGCGFRRLGCGYGCGYGYGSRSLCGCGYGCGSGFGYYY; translated from the coding sequence ATGTCCAGACTCAAGTTACCCCTGCTCCTTCTCTATCCAAGGGCAACCTCAACAACCAACACCATGTGTGGCAGCTACTACGGAAACTACTATGGTGGCCGTGGCTATGGATGCTGTGGCTATGGAGGCCTACGCTATGGCTATGGAGGCCTGGGCTGTGGCTATGGAGGCCTGGGCTGTGGCTATGGCTGTGGCTTCCGCAGACTGGGCTGTGGCTATGGCTGTGGCTATGGATATGGCTCCCGCTCTCTCTGTGGCTGTGGTTATGGATGTGGCTCTGGCTTTGGATACTACTATTGA